CAAGCTATGGTCGGGAACTGAATTATCATAGGACTCAGAAGTCATcttcaagaagaaagaagaagaataaaacaCGAACTAAATACTCAGGGGAAGGCAACCAAACTGAGTCCAGTGACTCCACTTCTGCGACTGATTCTGATTCAGAGACACTTCAAGAGAGAAAGCATTCTGATATGGTGAATTCATCCAAAAAGAAGTTTAAGAAGAAATCCTCGCGGAAAGTGGTCATTCAAAACATCAACTACATCACACCCAAGAGGAGGGATGGGAATAAAGACGGAGTTTCTGATGAATCTTTTTCAGATGAGAAGACTGAGAAAGCAGAAGTATTGGAGATATCCCATGAGTCACACTCACAAGAAGGAGACGTAGAGAAGAGTCGCTCTATGTTTAATGGATCAAGTAGTGAGGATTTGACTGTTCAGGCTGTAGTCGCCATTGATGTTCAAGATGGACATTTTATAGCGAGGTCTGAAGGTGGTAATTCATTAGCAGAGAGGCCTACTTTGGGGCTCAATTTCGAGAGAACTCCAAATAAACTAACAGTTTCAGCTGCAGCTGATCCTTTGGTTATGATGGAGAGGAATGGAACACATGACCATGGAGTTGAGTTGGAAGATTTTCGGAATGAAGAAAATTTCAGTTCAGTTATGGAGAGAAAAGATTGTGCAGCTGAGGACATATTACTTTTACAGAGATCGGCAACATCAGAAACTGAAAATAGGTCTGCGTTTTCTGCTTCTGCTGCTGAGTCTACTGTAACCAGGGGTTCGAGGGGAGAAGATTGGTTTGTCGTCAATCATTCAGAAAGTACAGAAGACCAGAAAGCACCAATGAAGCAAACAGTTTTTAATGGTGATTGCATCTTTGCATTGGAGAGAAAAAGCAATATGTGCGTAGATGATTCTTTCTTTATACAGTCTCGATCAGCAGTTGATGATATGTATGAATCTCCATGGAAAACAGAAATAAGCATGGTTAACGATCTGAGTTTAGCTGCCCAGAAGGAAAATGGAGTTATAGATATTCCACAGACTCGAACATCTGAGCCAGATGACCCTTGCATGATTCTTGAAAGGGATTCCAACTTGGTGTCTGCTGAAATTTCTTGGACTATAGACTATGGAGCAGACATTTCATTTACCGAGGCAAATAGAAGATCTTCTGGTGTTGAGACAACTGATGGCGTGGATAAGAAGCCTGCTTCGAACAGTGTGGACACCGGTGTGAAGAGCAATAAAGTTCCTGGAGCAAAAGAACGCGGTAAAGAAGCAAAGTCTAGCATCGTAAGGAGATCCCTAGTTAACAACAGACCTGATATCAAAAGCAAAAAAGTATTTCCTGCAAGAGGGCCTATAATACAAAAGAGCAAATTCGAGAAGGTAAATAATGAGTATTTATGTAGTGTTTATTTGGCTACCTCTCATTAtctattttcttcatattttgatttgttttttatgaaatctgatgggaatgtgCCTGTAAACAGGAAGAAGAAATTCGGCAAAAGATGGAGGAAATGCAGATAGAACGCCAAAAGCGAATTGCTGAGAAAACTGCAGCGGCTGGCTTTTCTCCGGTAGCACCCAAAAGAGCTTCATTAGAAGGAAAAACAGCAAAGGGCTCTCCCATTAAGAGTGACAAGAGTAAACTACAACCTACCAAAAGAACTCTGAATCTGTAAATGGATACAAAGCAGTTGAGCACATGAGTTCTTCAAACTGcaatatatatttgttcaatAGTTATAATCTGTTTGTATAATAGCCCCAGCTATATATTTTCATACAGGTACACCTTAGGCATGACGCCCCTCTACCTTTTGCTTCTCTATTTATTGGATGCTGAGTTTGGCAATTTGGAATATATGAGTTGTTTTGAACTATTAAAAATGTGTCAATTTGGCATACGATAGACTGATGCACAATGTCTATATATTCTTCTCCACTTATTGAATGGTGTTGCCATCTAAATTGAAGTATTTCTACGTGAGCGTTTTCCTTATTATGTGACTCAAAGAAAATATACACCTGATTAGACTTTAGAATTTCCCTTGTCCAAGCCGCCCAAGGTCGCACTTGGATTTTTCACCAAATAGGTTGAAGTGTTTATAGCTACACTTCATACAAACTACACGAACAAACTCGGCCCTCTTTATGGTGAAATTACAATCTCATCTTCCCTTGCAGAGGCTACCAGGGACTCTCTGTTTGACCAAGGCAAACGACCTAATATATGAAGGCTTCATTGCCCAAATTTGGTGAAAAGAAGGGGATAGAAATTTTCCAGGTTCCAACTTTCTAATCGTCAAATGGGGTATCAGGTACGAACGTTGACTAATAACACcatgttttttgggtttttttttgcaGTATTCGCTGTCATGGGGTAACCTTTGTATATGAAAGCAAGACTTGGTTTTACATTCCTAGCTACTATTTATTTGActtttatctatttttattttgaccTAGTAGGATGTGTTGAAtatttcaaataatattttaattaaaaaccttTCTCAAAAAAGTTAAacgaaaaatatatatttttacaacTTGTAAAATTAGAAAAAGCTTTAGGTATGACTCATTAACATTGATCATGTGGGGTTACTATTATAATATGGATAATCGACATAGAAgataaaatttggaaatttaaaACATCACCTCATCTTACACAAGTGAGAAGCTGTATAATTCTATAAATAGCTGCAAGCAATAAAAAATCTAGGACCAGTTCCTGCAATCAAATCATGCATGATCTAGATAACTAAACAggtaattattaattaattaagtaaaacgccttattaaaaataaaatagaaaaatggaaaaaaaaaaaaaaaagaagaggaaacttTAGGTCTGATACAGCTTCAGCCTGCTAGATGATCTTCCTTAATAAAAGGGACTTTGCCTTTCTGTCTTTCCTTGGCTTCTCTTTTCAGAGAAAGTTCAAAggctgaaagaaaaaaaatggattttcCAGTTTCTTGTACAGACTAATTAACACAAAAATTAAGTGCCTCCCACGTAATTGTGTTttcatctcattttctttctcaaagaatttgaattttttgaacaGTTCTCTTCTTGTTGTTGAACACATTACAATTTTACATTCTGGAGTTGTTTTTTTTCAGAACCACATTAAGCTTTAAGGGTGTGCTGGTCAGTAATGGTTGACACCCAATTGTATGATCATTTAACAATACTACCATCACCTTTTGCCCAGTTCAAGTCTTTATTACAAGTCTCAGCGTAGGTTCAAGCCATGACTATCGGAAGCTGTTTCGGTCCATTGTTTCGTGGCAAGCCTTCTGGAATTAAGGTACAATTTTGTGTTTCCATGTTTAATTTCCTTAAACATGTCTGATTTACTTGACCCATCATCTTTAAATCTAGcttctaataaaaactgaccaTCTACATCTAGGCATGCTAATAATCTATATGAAAGGAAACATGGCAGCATTGTTTCTTGTCTAGATTAAGTTTGTTGCATGCAGCCATAAATCTTTGATTAAggttcataaaataaataatcacTGAAAAGGAATCAATTCACAATAAGGTCTAGACTAGAAAATGGTTAACATGAATAGAGTTGTTCTTTCAGGCAATGAAAGACTCCAAGGGGGCCAAGAGTCTGCCTGTGAAACAGAAGAACGCTTCTAGGAGAGGCATGCCAAAAGATAGGTCTTGTGGAGATTCAGCCAACCAGGTTCGGATGACTGAGCTCCGGAAGAAGATCACCATCTTCAGAGACATCATCGACCTACCAGCATGTGATGCTTCTGCAGCAATAACTGAGGTAtgtgtcctttttttttaaattttttttaaaatgttatagtACTCTTCCCTAATGAAGAATGTAGCTTAAAAGATAGAGTGCAAAATGAATTTTTGGGattgctaataacaattctcttttttCCGTTGAATCTTGTGCTTAAATTTCGGGATTAAAACataattttccaaattttccaaattttttctGCTTGCAGATGGTAATGAGGTTGATGGGAGATCTACAGAAGCTTTTCCCTGAAATTGTGCTGCATAAACAATTGTCGGAAATAGAGGAAGCATCTATAGAAAAGgtaattaagattttttttttttggaacaaaaaaGGTAATTAAGGATTTAAGATCCATAAGAAATGGCTTAGTACGCATATGTAATTATACTCGAGACCATTAAgctaatttttcaaattaaacaTGCGCATTCAGGTCCTGGCCTCATTCTGCAAGGCATTGAAATCTATTGGAGAGTCTTGGATGACAAGTTATGACAGGTTGGACAAACCGAGATATGATTTCCCATCACTCAAGGAGAATGTCAATCAGGATGAACTCGGTATGCTACAAATTTTTCTCCAGGACTAGTTGAGGCCttccatttggaaatggaagcAACAACCTAACTGTCATttccctttgtgaaattttaagttAAGGCTGATTCTCTCTACGATTTTGTAGTTGAGACGGTGCTGGAAATGCTCGATTGCTTGATGAAGATGGCACGGAACAAGTTTGATATGATAGATGAGGATGACCAGAAAAGAGAAGATTACAGCATTCGGAATAGCTCATTTGGGAAGTTCTTGAGCGATATGGAGAGCTACGCCTCAGGTTCCACCTGTCCTTCTCCGATCACTCCATCTTCTGTCCTACCCGAGATTGATGGTTCTCCGAGAGCACAAAAGAAGGCCAACATTGGTTCCGAATCACCAATATTGCTTTGGACTCTGAGAGTGCAAGCAGTTGGGAAGCTAAATCCGATTGATGTTAAGAACTTGTCTCTTCACTTATCAAAACAAGGAGCTCATGGAACCAACAATGGTCTGGACAAGATTGAAAATTTGTTTGAAGAACCATCAATTGGGATAGAATTAGAGAGAAACCCTCAACAGACAGTTGCAGCAACAGATGAGGAAGTAGTGGCCCCAAATCTTAGTTTGAATGAGAAGTCTAGTGGAAAGGGTATCGACAACACAAGTGATGATGTTGAAACTCCAACCACAGCCTTTGAAACATTGGAAGCAGACACCACAGGAGTATCATTGCTTTCACCCTCACCCACACTTCCACAACCAAAATCAGCGCCTCGACCTCCACCTCCGCCAACGCAACAATTTTCACTGCCCAATACAGAAGCAGCAACAAGAATACCAACATcccctccaccaccaccactacacACTTTGAAGTTAAATGTTGCAacaccacctccaccaccaccatcactacCCGCCATGCAGCCACAAGTTGCAGCaactcctccaccaccaccaacattAACCCCACATAATGTAGCAGCAGTTGGGGGGCCACCACCCCCACGGCCTCAACCAATGGAACCAGGACCAGTGTCAGCAAATCTAACCCCTCCACCAACACCAGTGCTACCAAGGTCAACAAAAGTGGTTCCACCCCTACCCCCACCTCCGTCAGGATCATCAAATGGAGATCCagcaccaccacctccaccaggACCGTCAATTGGCAGTCCTCCACCCCCACCACCTCCACCAGGATCATCAAATGGAGGTCCTCCACCGCCATCACCCATGTTAAAAGGCCCATCAAATGGAGCTGCTCCACCCCCACCTCCTGCACTCGGCACAGGAAGATCCTTGTGCCCCAAGAAAGACATTAAACTGAAGAGATCACCTCAGATGGGCAGTCTCTACCGCCTTCTCAAGAGAAAGGTGGAAGGATCTAGCTTGGATGGCAAGGCATCCAACAGGAGAAAGGGTGGAATTGGTAGCAGCTCTGGTGGAAAACAAGGAATGGCTGATGCTCTAGCAGAGATTACAAAGAGGTATTTACAGTATGGATAAGTAATCTAAGTACTCAAAATAATGCGAAAACCATGCATATAATGTTTCTAATTTTTGTGTCTCAGATCAGCATACTTTcaacaaattgaagaagatattcAGAAGTATGCAAAGCCTATCATGGAAATGAGAACCACCCttggttctttcaaaacaaaagACTTGAATGAGTTGATGCAGTTTCACAAGAAAGTCGAATCCGTCCTTGAACACTTGACTGATGAGTCACAGGTCAATACCATTAATTGTCCGCTTTATTTTTGCTCATTTCCATTCTAATTCTATGATCACTTCATAATCGTGTTTTGTGACATGCCATTTTCTGAATTGCAGGTGCTCTCAAGGTTTGAAGGGTTCCCAACAAAGAAGTTGGAAGCAATAAGGATGGCAGCAGCGCTACACACAAATTTAAATACAATGCTCAATGAACTACAAAACTGGAAACTAGTGGTTCCATTGGGTCAGCTCCTTGACAAGGCCGAACGCTACTTCGATAAGGTGCACAAATGTTCATTTAATACAATCTTACTTGCTTAATTGTCTTCATTATCGTTTCTTATATAAAAAACTTACTACGTCTTCactattgtttcttatatataaAAACTTGCTTAATTGTCTCTTTCCATTTtccataattaataaaaaaaaagtttatacaCAGATAAAAGGAGAAATAGACACGATGGAACGAACTAAAGACGATGAAGCCAAGAAGTTTCAGAGCCAGAATATCCACTTCGACTTCAATATCCTCATCCGGATCAAAGAAGCCATGGTGGATGTCTCCTCAAGCTGCATGGAGATGGCACTAAAGGTTAGTACTCAGAATTAACTACTctaaaaaacaaataacaacGATTTGATAAAGAGAGTTTGACTTTGAAATGTTAAATGGTGCAGGAAAGGAGAAAAGCAAAGGCCGCTGGTAAGACTGGAACAAAAACTGATCAGAAGCAAACAAAGATTTGTGTGAAAATGCTGTGGAAGGCTTTTCAGTTTGCTTTTAGGGTTTACACATTCGCTGGTGGACATGACGATCGGGCTGACATGCTCACAAAAGAACTGGCTAATGAAATCGAGTCT
This genomic stretch from Pyrus communis chromosome 2, drPyrComm1.1, whole genome shotgun sequence harbors:
- the LOC137726808 gene encoding COP1-interacting protein 7-like, with protein sequence MEARLDCALFQLTPTRTRCDLVIFCGGKSEKLASGLFQPFVSHLKYVKDEISRAGYSITLRPPTQMAPWFTKSTFQRFVRFVSTPAVLERFVSIEKEILQIESSVQLEEGVVSANQSTRKSTGSLKKRGELEEARDVENENSKVCLRRLLETRVALLRKQQAMAYARGLVAGFEIYNMDDLISFSDAFGASRLREACINFKELYKQKHKDGLWIQEVAAAVACSSSDLQFTGASEITLTNESEVTNQNVMLNLPNGGVPTSEKIQAPMPLPNQNPQYFYGSLGHSNQLPPYHGYPFPTMQSFPPHYPRNMQWPPSMDEASYGRELNYHRTQKSSSRRKKKNKTRTKYSGEGNQTESSDSTSATDSDSETLQERKHSDMVNSSKKKFKKKSSRKVVIQNINYITPKRRDGNKDGVSDESFSDEKTEKAEVLEISHESHSQEGDVEKSRSMFNGSSSEDLTVQAVVAIDVQDGHFIARSEGGNSLAERPTLGLNFERTPNKLTVSAAADPLVMMERNGTHDHGVELEDFRNEENFSSVMERKDCAAEDILLLQRSATSETENRSAFSASAAESTVTRGSRGEDWFVVNHSESTEDQKAPMKQTVFNGDCIFALERKSNMCVDDSFFIQSRSAVDDMYESPWKTEISMVNDLSLAAQKENGVIDIPQTRTSEPDDPCMILERDSNLVSAEISWTIDYGADISFTEANRRSSGVETTDGVDKKPASNSVDTGVKSNKVPGAKERGKEAKSSIVRRSLVNNRPDIKSKKVFPARGPIIQKSKFEKEEEIRQKMEEMQIERQKRIAEKTAAAGFSPVAPKRASLEGKTAKGSPIKSDKSKLQPTKRTLNL
- the LOC137726937 gene encoding uncharacterized protein At4g04980-like, whose protein sequence is MKDSKGAKSLPVKQKNASRRGMPKDRSCGDSANQVRMTELRKKITIFRDIIDLPACDASAAITEMVMRLMGDLQKLFPEIVLHKQLSEIEEASIEKVLASFCKALKSIGESWMTSYDRLDKPRYDFPSLKENVNQDELVETVLEMLDCLMKMARNKFDMIDEDDQKREDYSIRNSSFGKFLSDMESYASGSTCPSPITPSSVLPEIDGSPRAQKKANIGSESPILLWTLRVQAVGKLNPIDVKNLSLHLSKQGAHGTNNGLDKIENLFEEPSIGIELERNPQQTVAATDEEVVAPNLSLNEKSSGKGIDNTSDDVETPTTAFETLEADTTGVSLLSPSPTLPQPKSAPRPPPPPTQQFSLPNTEAATRIPTSPPPPPLHTLKLNVATPPPPPPSLPAMQPQVAATPPPPPTLTPHNVAAVGGPPPPRPQPMEPGPVSANLTPPPTPVLPRSTKVVPPLPPPPSGSSNGDPAPPPPPGPSIGSPPPPPPPPGSSNGGPPPPSPMLKGPSNGAAPPPPPALGTGRSLCPKKDIKLKRSPQMGSLYRLLKRKVEGSSLDGKASNRRKGGIGSSSGGKQGMADALAEITKRSAYFQQIEEDIQKYAKPIMEMRTTLGSFKTKDLNELMQFHKKVESVLEHLTDESQVLSRFEGFPTKKLEAIRMAAALHTNLNTMLNELQNWKLVVPLGQLLDKAERYFDKIKGEIDTMERTKDDEAKKFQSQNIHFDFNILIRIKEAMVDVSSSCMEMALKERRKAKAAGKTGTKTDQKQTKICVKMLWKAFQFAFRVYTFAGGHDDRADMLTKELANEIESDGPQHN